From Synoicihabitans lomoniglobus, the proteins below share one genomic window:
- a CDS encoding DNA polymerase III subunit alpha — protein MPASAYIELHANSAFSFLRGASMPDALAAEAARLELPAVALCDRDGVYGTPRFHSATRAQGVRPLIGCELTLHDGAVLPLLVENRTGYENLCQLISLTKQTPRDLSAKAAAKAERKRPCFATWDELSTHSEGLIALTGDAEGPLLTAWQRGGTSAAATALDQLQRVFGPDRLYVEVQRHRVRGEERAVSFLGDLAAARHLPLLATGGATQATRDARSVADVFTCLRHHTTLDEVGRLLAPNAERHLHSARVMQQRFADLPTALTNTQRLADRLTFSLENLGYQFPDFPVPAGHDMTSWLREQTYAGIRELVPAVTAAYRRQIDTELALIAKLGFDGYFLIVADICRWARDHHILVQGRGSAANSVVCFALRITAVDPVKHRLLFSRFLSEGRVGHDGRPSWPDIDLDFPSGDLRESVIQEVYARYAPHGAAMTANVITYRGRGTTRELGKVLGLPDDVMDRFSSLYHGGDFPHTIDLEAQLAQSGLASDHPRAATMVRVYQQMHGLPRHLGQHSGGMVICGGRLNRVVPLEPASMPHRVVVQWDKDDCEDLGIVKVDLLGLGMMATLQDTFELCTARGDPLSLATIPADDPETFRLMQEADTIGVFQIESRAQMSTLRRFKPACFYDVAMQVAIVRPGPIVGKLVHPIIRRREGAEPIVCLDPEVHERLKPILERSYGVVLFQEQMLACAMELAAYDGAQAEELRRSMGFSRGTERLERALNNLRTAMRAHGWSDRITEMLIESASNFALYGFPESHSMSFALLAYASTWLKAHRPAEFVCGLLNNQPMGFYGPATLVQDSRRHGVTFLPVCVQQSAWRCTVEDRSGHAIPGVRLGLCYVKGLSAARTAAMLDARAILPFTSIEDWLARTSFAPAERRALAALGALNALATHRRAALWQVEAAWSSDEPLFQRTYQQSEFGELTATEPPPDVGPKARPTTRTASPRGSGFTPDTSPLSVSESSPPSPFLKPMTRAERVTADFTGMGLTAGIHPMAHVRAALPNVWRAGDLPLGRDGQEVTVAGSVICRQRPGTAKGFVFISLEDETGVANCVVTPDNFERHRLVINLEPALRISGHLQIQYGIIHIKAAKITALRLESVPAQASHDFH, from the coding sequence ATGCCTGCTTCCGCTTACATCGAGCTTCACGCCAACAGCGCGTTCAGTTTTCTGCGCGGAGCATCCATGCCGGACGCGCTCGCCGCGGAGGCCGCGCGACTGGAATTGCCCGCCGTCGCACTGTGTGACCGTGACGGCGTTTACGGCACGCCCCGGTTCCACAGCGCCACCCGCGCCCAAGGCGTGCGGCCACTCATCGGGTGTGAACTCACCCTCCACGACGGGGCGGTGCTGCCGTTGCTGGTGGAGAACCGCACCGGCTACGAAAACCTCTGCCAACTCATCTCGCTCACCAAACAGACTCCCCGCGACCTGTCCGCCAAAGCCGCGGCGAAGGCGGAGCGCAAGCGTCCCTGCTTCGCGACATGGGACGAACTCTCCACGCATTCCGAGGGGTTAATCGCGCTCACCGGCGACGCCGAGGGGCCTCTGCTCACCGCATGGCAGCGTGGCGGAACCTCTGCCGCCGCAACCGCGTTGGACCAATTGCAACGGGTCTTCGGCCCCGACCGACTTTACGTCGAGGTGCAACGTCACCGCGTGCGCGGCGAGGAACGCGCCGTCAGCTTTCTGGGCGATCTTGCCGCCGCGCGCCACCTCCCGCTCCTCGCCACCGGCGGCGCCACCCAGGCCACCCGCGACGCCCGCAGCGTGGCCGATGTATTCACTTGTTTGCGACACCACACCACCCTGGACGAAGTCGGCCGGCTGCTCGCGCCCAACGCCGAACGTCACCTGCACTCCGCCCGGGTCATGCAGCAACGTTTCGCCGACCTGCCGACCGCGCTCACCAACACGCAACGTCTCGCCGACCGCCTCACCTTTTCGCTCGAAAATCTCGGTTACCAATTCCCCGACTTCCCGGTGCCGGCCGGGCACGACATGACGTCATGGCTGCGTGAACAAACCTACGCCGGCATCCGTGAGCTCGTGCCGGCAGTCACCGCCGCTTACCGCCGCCAAATCGACACCGAACTCGCGCTCATCGCCAAGCTCGGTTTCGACGGCTACTTCCTCATCGTCGCCGACATCTGCCGCTGGGCTCGCGACCACCACATCCTCGTGCAGGGCCGGGGCTCCGCCGCCAACAGCGTGGTGTGTTTCGCGCTGCGCATCACGGCGGTCGATCCGGTGAAACATCGGCTGCTGTTTTCCCGCTTTCTCAGCGAAGGCCGCGTGGGCCACGACGGTCGGCCTTCCTGGCCCGACATCGATCTCGATTTCCCCAGCGGTGATCTGCGCGAGTCCGTCATCCAGGAGGTCTACGCCCGCTACGCCCCGCACGGCGCGGCCATGACCGCCAACGTCATCACCTACCGCGGTCGCGGCACCACGCGCGAATTGGGCAAAGTCCTCGGCCTGCCCGACGACGTCATGGACCGCTTTTCAAGTCTCTACCACGGCGGCGACTTTCCCCACACCATCGACCTCGAAGCACAGCTCGCCCAGTCCGGCCTCGCCAGCGATCACCCGCGCGCCGCCACCATGGTCCGGGTTTACCAACAGATGCACGGACTGCCCCGCCACCTCGGCCAACACTCGGGCGGCATGGTCATTTGCGGCGGACGACTCAATCGCGTCGTGCCGCTCGAACCGGCGTCCATGCCCCATCGCGTCGTCGTGCAATGGGACAAGGACGACTGCGAGGATCTCGGCATCGTCAAAGTCGACCTGCTCGGGCTCGGCATGATGGCCACCCTCCAGGACACGTTTGAACTGTGCACCGCTCGCGGCGACCCGCTCTCGCTCGCCACCATTCCGGCCGACGATCCGGAGACTTTCCGCCTGATGCAGGAGGCCGATACCATCGGCGTTTTCCAGATCGAAAGCCGCGCCCAGATGTCGACCCTGCGTCGATTCAAGCCCGCCTGTTTCTACGACGTCGCCATGCAGGTCGCGATCGTGCGCCCCGGTCCCATCGTAGGCAAACTGGTGCATCCCATCATCCGGCGGCGCGAAGGTGCTGAACCCATCGTGTGCCTCGACCCCGAAGTCCACGAGCGCCTCAAACCCATTCTCGAACGCTCCTACGGCGTCGTGCTTTTCCAGGAACAGATGCTCGCCTGCGCCATGGAATTGGCCGCCTACGACGGAGCCCAGGCCGAGGAACTGCGCCGCTCCATGGGGTTCTCCCGCGGCACCGAGCGACTCGAACGTGCCCTCAACAACCTGCGCACCGCCATGCGCGCCCACGGTTGGTCGGATCGCATCACCGAGATGCTGATCGAATCCGCCAGCAACTTCGCCCTCTACGGGTTCCCCGAGTCGCACTCCATGAGCTTCGCCCTGCTTGCCTATGCCAGCACGTGGCTGAAGGCGCATCGCCCGGCCGAGTTTGTCTGCGGCCTGCTCAACAACCAACCCATGGGCTTTTACGGCCCAGCCACGCTGGTGCAGGACTCCCGCCGCCACGGCGTCACCTTCCTCCCCGTGTGTGTGCAACAGTCCGCTTGGCGCTGCACGGTGGAGGATCGCTCCGGTCACGCCATTCCGGGAGTTAGACTCGGGTTGTGTTACGTCAAAGGCCTCTCGGCCGCGCGCACCGCCGCCATGCTCGATGCCCGCGCCATCCTGCCATTCACCAGCATCGAGGACTGGTTGGCGCGCACCAGCTTTGCCCCCGCCGAACGCCGGGCTCTCGCCGCGCTCGGCGCCCTCAACGCCTTGGCGACCCATCGCCGCGCCGCCCTGTGGCAAGTCGAAGCCGCATGGTCGTCCGACGAACCGCTGTTCCAACGCACGTATCAACAATCTGAATTCGGTGAACTCACCGCCACCGAGCCGCCGCCGGATGTCGGGCCTAAAGCACGACCCACCACCCGCACCGCTTCTCCCCGTGGGTCGGGCTTTACGCCCGACACCTCCCCGCTCTCCGTCTCCGAATCTTCCCCTCCTTCCCCATTCCTGAAACCCATGACCCGCGCCGAACGCGTAACGGCCGACTTCACCGGCATGGGCCTGACCGCCGGCATCCACCCCATGGCTCACGTGCGCGCCGCGCTGCCCAATGTCTGGCGCGCGGGGGATTTGCCGCTCGGTCGCGACGGTCAGGAAGTCACGGTCGCGGGCAGCGTTATTTGCCGTCAGCGTCCCGGCACCGCCAAAGGGTTTGTCTTCATTTCCCTCGAAGACGAAACCGGCGTGGCCAACTGCGTGGTGACGCCCGACAACTTCGAACGCCACCGCCTCGTCATTAATCTCGAACCAGCCCTGCGCATCTCCGGCCACCTCCAGATCCAATACGGCATCATCCACATCAAAGCCGCCAAGATCACCGCCCTGCGGCTCGAATCCGTGCCCGCCCAAGCCTCCCACGACTTCCACTGA
- a CDS encoding ABC transporter ATP-binding protein — MLAITSVTKRYDKLTALDDISLSIAPGEFFGLLGPNGAGKTTLMSLIAGLKRPDSGTIAVSGSTATAGAVAARQNLGLVPQSLALYDDLSAEENLHVFGQLFGLDRATLKARIDEGLTAVGLADRRKDRVKTFSGGMKRRLNIIAALLHRPKLLLCDEPTVGVDPQSRNAIFEFLEARNAEGLTIIYSTHYMEEATRLCSRIAIIDHGKILADGTLNHLLGHLPSQEQLTLPATSATTAALPALAAFGSVTTTEDVHQLALQPDAKLSAVFTVIEKYGVPTSACTLSRPGLEDVFLHLTGKAFRE, encoded by the coding sequence ATGCTCGCGATTACCTCGGTCACCAAGCGTTACGACAAACTCACCGCCCTCGACGATATTTCCCTGTCGATCGCGCCCGGTGAATTCTTCGGTCTGCTCGGCCCTAATGGCGCCGGCAAGACGACGTTGATGTCCCTCATCGCCGGGCTCAAACGGCCCGACTCCGGCACCATCGCGGTAAGTGGATCGACCGCAACGGCCGGAGCCGTCGCCGCGCGGCAAAATCTCGGCCTCGTGCCGCAGTCTCTCGCGCTCTACGACGATCTGTCCGCCGAGGAAAACCTGCACGTCTTCGGCCAACTCTTCGGCCTCGACCGCGCCACCCTCAAAGCCCGTATCGATGAAGGTCTCACCGCCGTCGGGCTGGCGGATCGTCGCAAGGACCGCGTCAAAACCTTTTCCGGCGGCATGAAGCGTCGCCTCAACATCATCGCCGCATTGCTCCATCGCCCCAAACTCCTGCTGTGCGACGAACCCACCGTCGGCGTCGACCCGCAATCGCGCAATGCGATCTTTGAGTTCCTCGAAGCCCGCAATGCCGAAGGGCTCACCATCATTTACTCCACCCACTACATGGAGGAAGCGACGCGCCTGTGCTCCCGTATCGCCATCATCGACCACGGGAAAATCCTCGCCGACGGCACGCTCAACCATCTGCTCGGCCATCTGCCTTCGCAGGAACAACTCACCCTGCCGGCGACCTCCGCCACCACCGCCGCGCTGCCGGCCCTCGCCGCCTTTGGCAGTGTCACCACGACCGAAGACGTTCACCAACTCGCCCTCCAACCCGACGCCAAACTCTCCGCCGTGTTTACCGTCATCGAAAAATACGGCGTGCCCACCTCCGCCTGCACCCTCAGTCGCCCCGGTCTCGAAGACGTCTTCCTGCACCTCACCGGCAAAGCCTTCCGCGAGTAA
- a CDS encoding ABC transporter permease yields MSVVLTLLRKDIRLFLRNKTAFALTFIVPLVLVYIFGQVFGVSRSGSGPSGVPIAVVKQTDAPVADAIIAGLQAESAFKVLTQSVAADGSKSPLTEARVRKLIDDNQLRFALVFPPDTISDETFGLKLKFLNNPRNDIETQTVNGLLQKVIFTSAPQALMDGMRKRAVSYIGTAETDKFYDGMASTIAESFGLDVAEVRADMEAGVMDFGPTTDTNADGESESDAPTTAAADFISEIIKIENEQLAGADVKSPGATRVVGGWAIMFLLFSVSGASTSLFEEKQAGIFQRLLASPVRRSHVLWSKYLFNVLMGIVQLSVLFLAGQILFGIETTSHIPGLLTVALVASIACTAFGMLLAAISSSPAAASGLATFLILTMSAIGGAWFPTSLMPDFIQSISKLTLVYWSMEGFLAVLWAQKSIIEILPILGILLGIAAVVNVFSVWRFNKGDLFD; encoded by the coding sequence ATGTCCGTCGTCCTCACGCTTCTCCGCAAAGACATCCGTCTGTTTCTACGCAACAAGACCGCCTTCGCGCTCACATTCATCGTGCCGCTCGTATTGGTCTATATTTTTGGTCAAGTCTTCGGGGTCAGTCGCAGCGGCAGCGGGCCGAGTGGCGTGCCCATCGCCGTGGTCAAACAAACGGACGCCCCCGTGGCCGATGCCATCATCGCGGGCTTGCAAGCCGAGTCGGCGTTCAAAGTGCTGACCCAATCCGTCGCCGCGGATGGTTCGAAATCGCCCCTCACCGAAGCACGCGTCCGCAAACTCATCGACGACAACCAACTGCGCTTCGCCCTCGTTTTCCCGCCCGACACCATCAGCGACGAAACCTTCGGTTTGAAGCTCAAGTTCCTCAACAACCCGCGCAACGACATCGAGACCCAGACGGTCAACGGCCTGCTGCAAAAGGTGATCTTCACCTCCGCACCTCAGGCCCTCATGGACGGTATGCGCAAACGCGCCGTGAGTTATATCGGCACGGCCGAAACCGATAAATTCTACGACGGTATGGCTTCGACCATTGCCGAATCGTTCGGCCTCGACGTCGCCGAGGTTCGGGCCGACATGGAGGCCGGTGTGATGGATTTTGGTCCCACGACTGACACAAACGCGGACGGCGAAAGCGAGTCCGATGCCCCCACCACTGCTGCGGCCGACTTCATCAGTGAGATCATCAAAATCGAAAACGAACAACTCGCTGGCGCCGACGTGAAGAGCCCCGGTGCGACGCGCGTGGTCGGCGGCTGGGCGATCATGTTTCTCCTCTTCTCGGTCAGTGGCGCGTCGACCTCTTTGTTCGAAGAAAAACAAGCCGGCATCTTCCAACGGCTGCTCGCCTCCCCGGTGCGCCGTTCGCATGTATTGTGGAGCAAATACCTGTTCAATGTGCTGATGGGTATCGTGCAATTGTCGGTCCTGTTTCTCGCCGGCCAGATCCTGTTCGGCATCGAAACCACCTCGCACATTCCCGGCCTGCTCACCGTTGCCCTCGTCGCTTCGATCGCCTGCACGGCGTTTGGCATGTTGCTGGCCGCGATCTCATCGAGTCCGGCGGCGGCGAGCGGGTTGGCTACTTTTCTCATCCTCACGATGAGCGCGATCGGCGGCGCCTGGTTCCCCACCAGTCTGATGCCCGACTTCATCCAATCGATCAGCAAGCTGACCCTCGTCTACTGGTCGATGGAAGGTTTCCTCGCCGTGCTCTGGGCGCAGAAATCGATCATCGAGATCCTACCCATCCTCGGCATCCTGCTCGGCATCGCCGCCGTCGTGAATGTCTTCAGTGTCTGGCGCTTCAATAAGGGCGATCTGTTCGACTGA
- a CDS encoding CPBP family intramembrane glutamic endopeptidase produces the protein MSAATPSISPGRAAGITAIFIGFQLGGVIILLGAGAIIGLWRDTSPVFWSLAAVLLITNSVATACVLQVERRRQQLPWRFWPSTANPVAKSLLPVLAIIGGNLVILDLLHRLVVSVIPSLGVIEGSALQLYDITLHPITVPLALIGMAPITEELVFRGLILAGLLRTVRPHRAILISAACFALMHLNFSQLMPTFCMGLVLGWVYYRTQSLLLCMIGHAVHNTVVLYFTAHVISLGLNHTAVISHPATWPPWWFFAGGLVLIGGGASAVYRFTTPPASPVPPPLPRAN, from the coding sequence GTGTCCGCCGCCACTCCATCGATCTCCCCCGGCCGTGCCGCTGGTATCACGGCCATATTCATCGGATTCCAACTGGGCGGGGTGATTATTTTACTCGGAGCCGGAGCCATCATCGGGCTCTGGCGGGACACGTCTCCGGTCTTTTGGTCTCTGGCGGCGGTGCTGTTGATCACCAACTCCGTCGCCACCGCTTGCGTGCTCCAAGTCGAGCGTCGTCGGCAACAGCTTCCCTGGCGTTTCTGGCCGTCGACCGCAAATCCGGTCGCGAAGTCACTGCTGCCGGTGCTGGCGATCATAGGAGGGAATCTCGTGATACTCGATTTGCTTCATCGTCTGGTCGTCAGCGTGATTCCATCCCTCGGCGTCATCGAAGGTTCAGCGCTGCAGCTTTACGACATCACCCTTCATCCGATCACGGTGCCACTCGCTTTGATCGGCATGGCGCCGATCACCGAGGAACTGGTCTTTCGCGGTCTCATTCTGGCGGGACTTTTGCGCACCGTGCGACCACACCGCGCCATTTTGATCAGTGCGGCGTGTTTCGCATTGATGCACCTCAACTTCAGTCAACTCATGCCCACGTTTTGCATGGGCCTCGTTTTGGGCTGGGTTTACTACCGCACCCAATCGCTGTTGCTCTGCATGATCGGACACGCCGTGCACAACACCGTCGTGCTTTATTTCACGGCTCACGTCATCAGTCTCGGCCTGAACCATACCGCCGTGATCAGCCACCCGGCGACATGGCCGCCCTGGTGGTTTTTTGCGGGCGGACTGGTTTTAATCGGCGGTGGAGCGAGTGCGGTCTACCGCTTCACCACCCCGCCTGCGTCGCCCGTGCCGCCGCCGCTGCCCCGGGCGAATTGA
- a CDS encoding glutamate-5-semialdehyde dehydrogenase: MSVDLANLVTSIAQRARAASHVLATAPSEQKNAALAKLADLLPASADTIFAANQRDLDAAAANGLTPAQIDRLTLTPARLEQLAESVRQVAALPDPVGAALETRTRPNGLQIEKRRVPIGVIGIIYEARPNVTIDCAILCLKSGNASILRGGKEIFHTNTALAALVAEALAAADLPADAVQLIPTTDRAALNTLLKLDELIHCIIPRGGESLIRFVAQNSTIPVIKHYTGVCFVYLDEQADATIAESVTVNAKTQRPGVCNAAEQLLVHAAAAPKLLPRVATALIAAGVELRCDAASAAILTEAGIAHTPATADDLKAEFLGLIMGVQLVDSLESAIATINRDSSGHSESIVTTDAAAAARFQAAIDSAAVFWNASTRFNDGFEFGFGAEIGISTDRLHARGPMGLPELCSYKYVVTGTGQIRE, encoded by the coding sequence ATGTCCGTCGATCTAGCCAACCTCGTCACCTCGATTGCTCAACGCGCCCGCGCCGCGTCCCACGTCCTGGCGACGGCACCGTCCGAGCAAAAAAACGCCGCCTTGGCGAAACTCGCGGACTTGTTGCCCGCCTCTGCGGACACGATTTTTGCGGCCAACCAACGCGACCTCGACGCCGCCGCCGCCAACGGTCTCACCCCGGCGCAAATCGATCGCCTCACCCTCACGCCCGCCCGTCTCGAACAATTGGCCGAGTCCGTCCGGCAGGTCGCCGCGTTGCCCGATCCCGTCGGCGCCGCGCTCGAAACCCGCACGCGCCCCAACGGCCTGCAGATCGAAAAACGCCGCGTGCCCATCGGCGTCATTGGTATCATCTACGAAGCGCGCCCCAACGTCACCATCGACTGCGCCATCCTCTGCCTCAAATCCGGCAACGCCTCGATCCTGCGCGGCGGCAAGGAGATCTTTCACACCAATACCGCGCTCGCGGCCTTGGTCGCCGAGGCGCTCGCCGCCGCCGACCTGCCCGCCGATGCCGTGCAACTCATTCCGACCACGGATCGCGCCGCGCTCAACACCCTGCTCAAACTCGACGAGCTCATCCATTGCATCATCCCGCGCGGTGGCGAGAGCCTCATCCGTTTCGTCGCCCAAAACAGCACGATCCCGGTCATCAAACACTACACCGGCGTCTGTTTCGTTTATCTCGACGAGCAGGCGGATGCCACCATTGCGGAAAGTGTCACGGTCAACGCCAAGACCCAGCGACCCGGCGTCTGCAACGCCGCCGAGCAATTGCTGGTGCATGCCGCCGCCGCCCCCAAACTGCTGCCTCGTGTCGCCACCGCGCTCATCGCCGCCGGAGTCGAACTCCGTTGCGACGCAGCCAGCGCGGCGATCCTGACCGAAGCCGGCATCGCCCACACCCCGGCCACCGCCGACGATTTGAAAGCGGAGTTTCTCGGCCTCATCATGGGCGTGCAATTGGTCGACTCGCTGGAAAGCGCCATTGCGACGATCAACCGCGACAGCAGCGGCCACAGCGAATCCATCGTTACCACCGATGCCGCCGCCGCCGCCCGTTTTCAGGCCGCCATCGACAGCGCAGCCGTATTTTGGAACGCCAGCACGCGCTTTAACGACGGCTTCGAATTCGGATTCGGGGCTGAGATCGGTATCAGCACCGACCGCCTCCACGCCCGCGGTCCCATGGGGCTGCCCGAGCTCTGTTCCTACAAATACGTCGTCACCGGCACTGGCCAGATTCGCGAATAG
- a CDS encoding SDR family oxidoreductase, which translates to MSTAFADQVVWITGASSGIGEALARAFAVAGARVVLSARRETELQRVAATLAGGAEHHIVLPLDLTATDTFPAAVATVTARCGHIDLLINNGGLGQRGFAVDTPLEIDRRIMEVNYFGQVGLTKAVLPGMIARGAGRVVVISSVVGYVATPRRSAYAASKHALHGFFNALRAEVHATGVRVTLVCPGYVRTEISVHALDSTGGRHAKMDTTQANAMSADVFAARLLSQIAAGRDEIHIGGREVWAVRLQRWLPRLTARILRRAKFS; encoded by the coding sequence ATGAGCACGGCGTTTGCTGACCAAGTCGTTTGGATCACGGGAGCGTCGTCAGGGATCGGTGAAGCCCTCGCCCGGGCATTCGCCGTCGCCGGTGCCCGCGTCGTGTTGTCGGCGCGACGCGAGACGGAGTTGCAGCGCGTCGCGGCGACATTGGCAGGCGGTGCCGAGCACCACATCGTGCTGCCCCTCGATCTCACCGCCACCGACACATTCCCGGCCGCCGTCGCCACGGTGACAGCACGCTGTGGTCACATTGATTTGCTCATCAACAACGGCGGTCTCGGCCAACGCGGCTTCGCGGTCGATACGCCGCTCGAAATCGACCGTCGCATCATGGAGGTAAACTACTTCGGACAAGTCGGTCTGACGAAAGCGGTGTTGCCCGGCATGATCGCACGCGGCGCCGGACGCGTCGTCGTCATCAGCAGCGTGGTGGGCTATGTGGCCACCCCCCGTCGATCGGCCTACGCCGCGTCGAAGCATGCCCTGCATGGGTTTTTCAACGCCTTGCGGGCGGAGGTTCATGCCACCGGGGTCCGCGTGACGCTCGTCTGCCCGGGTTATGTCCGCACGGAAATCTCCGTTCATGCCCTCGATTCCACGGGTGGCCGACACGCCAAGATGGACACGACACAGGCCAACGCCATGAGCGCCGACGTGTTCGCCGCCCGGCTGTTGTCGCAAATTGCCGCGGGCCGGGATGAAATCCATATCGGCGGTCGCGAGGTTTGGGCGGTGCGGCTGCAGCGGTGGCTCCCGCGCCTCACGGCCCGGATCTTGCGTCGCGCCAAGTTTTCATGA
- the nadC gene encoding carboxylating nicotinate-nucleotide diphosphorylase — translation MSAALSDSLLHRLTWDDLDLAYLRRLVEMARDEDLAGLGLRRKPARPGDQSTGSLATAPRLARADLAARSDLTVCGLPLLSLILSVYAGGAEVQLRTRDGATLARGDILATLTGDPRTLLAAERVALNFIQRLSGIATLTRRYVQALGDGRTRLLDTRKTTPGYRMLEKYAVACGGGWNHRLGLFDRVMLKDNHLALLGSTDDLAAAVAKARQHAPTLPVEVEVDRLDQIPPVLKAGADVILLDNFPPARITEALALINGRALTEASGGITLETLPGFAGLGLDFVSTGALVHQSVWVDVGLDWLS, via the coding sequence ATGTCCGCCGCCCTCTCCGATTCTCTACTTCATCGCCTCACGTGGGATGATCTCGATCTCGCCTATCTGCGACGCTTGGTCGAGATGGCCCGGGACGAGGATCTCGCCGGTCTGGGACTGCGGCGGAAACCCGCCCGTCCCGGTGACCAGTCCACGGGGAGTCTGGCCACGGCCCCGCGCTTGGCGCGCGCCGATCTCGCTGCCCGCTCGGACCTCACCGTATGTGGCCTGCCGCTGTTGTCCTTGATTCTCTCCGTCTACGCGGGCGGGGCCGAGGTGCAGTTGCGCACCCGCGACGGGGCCACGCTGGCGCGCGGCGATATCCTCGCCACCCTGACCGGCGACCCGCGCACCTTGCTCGCCGCCGAACGCGTGGCGCTCAACTTCATCCAACGGTTATCCGGCATCGCCACGCTCACACGCCGCTACGTGCAGGCGCTCGGCGACGGACGCACGCGTCTCCTCGACACCCGCAAGACCACACCCGGCTACCGGATGCTGGAAAAATACGCGGTCGCCTGCGGCGGCGGCTGGAACCATCGCCTCGGCCTGTTCGACCGCGTGATGTTAAAGGACAACCATCTCGCTCTACTGGGCTCAACCGACGACCTCGCCGCCGCCGTCGCCAAAGCCCGCCAGCACGCGCCGACGCTGCCGGTCGAGGTGGAAGTCGATCGGCTCGACCAAATCCCGCCGGTGCTCAAGGCGGGAGCCGACGTGATCTTGCTCGATAACTTCCCCCCCGCCCGCATCACCGAAGCCCTCGCCCTCATCAATGGACGGGCTCTGACCGAGGCCAGCGGCGGCATTACGCTCGAGACGCTGCCTGGCTTCGCCGGTTTGGGCTTGGACTTTGTCTCCACCGGGGCGTTGGTGCACCAAAGCGTCTGGGTCGATGTCGGCCTCGATTGGCTATCATGA
- a CDS encoding biotin--[acetyl-CoA-carboxylase] ligase, with the protein MKIARPDVVIMRAMLEAGDGFVSGTDLARELGMSRVAVWQHMEKLRDHGFAFEAVRSRGYRLTAKPSELNALLIEARLPASSACTIITLDTVDSTNDEAMRHVSQGAKTPLVVISREQTKGRGRLGRDWLSEPNGNLYITFALRPNVPPDRLATITPWIGVNLCDLFASYYRITPQIKWPNDLLINGRKAGGILTEARIDADRIRDLVIGCGLNLARPARGWTGELAGRAIALGEVTPTPIDINHFAAAVIGRVLSAAQTFQADEHGKKLAQLWERYDALHHREVTLLHGRTEITGHGAGIDSGGALLLKRGNGQHQRFHAGEVTIAKR; encoded by the coding sequence ATGAAAATCGCGCGTCCGGATGTGGTGATTATGCGGGCGATGCTGGAAGCCGGTGACGGTTTCGTGTCGGGCACCGACCTCGCCCGCGAGCTCGGCATGAGTCGGGTGGCGGTCTGGCAACACATGGAGAAACTGCGCGACCACGGCTTTGCTTTCGAAGCCGTCCGGTCCCGGGGTTACCGCCTCACCGCCAAACCGAGCGAGCTCAACGCGTTGTTGATCGAAGCCCGCCTCCCCGCCTCCAGCGCCTGCACCATCATCACGCTCGATACCGTCGACAGCACCAACGACGAAGCCATGCGGCACGTCAGTCAGGGGGCAAAAACGCCGCTCGTGGTAATCTCCCGTGAGCAGACCAAAGGTCGCGGCCGTCTGGGCCGCGATTGGTTGAGCGAACCCAACGGCAATCTCTATATCACCTTCGCGTTGCGCCCCAACGTGCCTCCCGACCGGCTCGCCACCATCACGCCGTGGATTGGGGTGAACTTGTGTGACTTGTTCGCGTCCTACTACCGCATCACGCCGCAAATCAAATGGCCAAATGACCTGCTGATCAACGGCCGCAAAGCGGGCGGTATTCTGACCGAGGCCCGCATCGACGCCGACCGCATCCGCGATCTCGTCATCGGTTGCGGCCTGAACCTCGCCCGCCCCGCCCGCGGCTGGACCGGAGAACTCGCCGGCCGCGCGATCGCGCTCGGTGAAGTCACGCCCACGCCCATCGACATCAATCACTTCGCCGCCGCCGTCATCGGTCGCGTGCTCTCCGCCGCCCAGACTTTCCAAGCCGACGAGCACGGCAAGAAACTGGCGCAGTTGTGGGAGCGCTACGACGCCTTGCACCACCGCGAAGTGACGCTTCTGCACGGCCGCACCGAGATCACCGGGCACGGCGCCGGCATCGACAGCGGCGGCGCGTTGTTGCTCAAACGGGGCAACGGCCAGCACCAGCGCTTTCACGCCGGCGAGGTCACGATTGCCAAACGCTGA